The sequence below is a genomic window from Longimicrobium sp..
CCAGGGCCTGGGCCAGGGCGATGGCCGAGCGATAGCCGGCGATCTCGTAGTGCTCCACGCGCAGGCCGTTGCCCAGGTCGAACGCTTCCAGCATGGGCGCGGACGGCTCTTCTTCGCGAACGAAGGAGTCGTGCTCCTCCTTGAGGCCGATGGCGGCGTGGCACTTTTCCGCTACGGCCTCTTCGCCGATCACCTCGAAGGCGCGCTTGAGCCGCTCGATCTGCTCGTACGTCTCCGTCAGGTGCTCGTCCAGCCGCTCCTTCATCTTGGGGTTGCTGCTTTCCCTGTTCATGGCGCCGAGCATCCGAAGGATCTTCTGCTCGGCGTAGAGCATGTCGCCCAGTTCGTGCTTCAGCAGCTCCTTCAATTCCGTCGCGGGCATGGCGTGCGCCTCCGGGGTGATTGGAAATCAGGTCAAACGTGACGGCGGCGGCCCACCACCAGCCGGTACAGGAACAGCAGGATCAGGGCACCCACTACGGACCCGATCAGGCCCACCTGGTTGTCACGCCCGCCGAACAGCATGCCGCCCACCAGCGAGCCGGCGATGCCCAGCAGGATGGTGACGATGATGCCGCCCGGGTCTTTCCCCGGCATGATGAGCTTGGCGAT
It includes:
- a CDS encoding GlsB/YeaQ/YmgE family stress response membrane protein; this translates as MSFLWMILIGLIAGAIAKLIMPGKDPGGIIVTILLGIAGSLVGGMLFGGRDNQVGLIGSVVGALILLFLYRLVVGRRRHV